The Synechococcus sp. MVIR-18-1 region GTCCCCACAAGACCATTCTTAGAAAACAAGAAGCTCAATAAAATTGAGCAGAACAAAGCAGCAAAGGATGGGTTACTCGTTGGCAATGAGATTGAAGAGTTTGCAAGAATTGGTTGGGAAGAGGTCGATGAAACCGATCTTCAGCTTCGTCTGAAATGGTATGGAATGTTTTGGCGTCCCAAGACACCGGGCAAGTTCATGCTTCGCTTGCGAGTCCCCAATGGCGTCATTAATCATCGACAGCTTCGGGTTGTGGCTTCAATCGTGGAGCGTTACGGCGAGAATGGAAGCTGCGACATCACAACACGCCAAAACCTACAGCTGCGTGGCGTCCTGCTAAATGATTTACCAGATATTCTCAAGCGACTGAAGGACGTTGGACTGAGCTCAATCCAATCAGGCTTTGACAACCCAAGGAATGTAACTGGAAACCCACTTGCAGGCATTGATCCAAATGAAATTATCGATACACGGCCATTCACCACCGAGCTTCAAAACTTTCTCACCAACCACTGCGAAGGTAATCCAGAGTTTTCGAACCTTCCGCGCAAATGGAATACAGCTGTAGCTGGGGCAAAAGATAACTTTCTACTCCACAACGACATCGTCTTTCACCCTGTTGAACGAGATGGTGTTTTGGGTTTCGGCGTATGGATCGGAGGGATTCTCTCATCACAAATGAATGCGTATGCCATTCCCCTTAATGCTTGGGTGAAACAGGAGGAGATTTGCAAAATGACCGATTGCGTCATTCGCCTCTGGCGTGACAACGGCGAGCGGGACAAGCGACCGAAAGGGCGCTTCCGCATGTATCTCGACCAGCTCGGCATCGACGCGTTCAGAAGTGAAGTGGAAGGCCTCTTTGGTCCTCTCACAGAGGATCCAGGCTCAGTTTTTAACGACACTCCTCGTTCTCACTACGGAATCCACCCACAAAAAAATGCAGATGAGTTTTTCGCAGGACTGCATGTCAGCGTTGGACGACTCACGGCCACCGATCTGCACGACTTAGCCACAGCAAGTCTTGATTACGGGACTGGTGAAATTCGCCTAACAGAGGACCAAAACGTGATCATCGTGGGCCTTTCAACAGCCAATCTGGATCGCTTCAAAGCAGATCCCTTGTTGCAACGCTTCCCTCTTGAACCAGGTGTCATTGGCGCTGGCACGGTCTCCTGCACGGGAAACACCTACTGCAGCTTTGGTCTCACCAACACCAAGGACCAAGCCCTTGCCGTTGCCAAACAACTCGATGCAGATCTCGAATTACCCGAAGAGCTGAAGATCCATTGGACCGGTTGCCCGAATACCTGCGGGCAAGCCTTTATGGGTGCGATCGGGCTAACGGGCACCAAGGCGAAAAACAGCAAGGGCGAAATGGGTGAGGGCTACACCCTGAGCATCGGAGGATCTCAAGGTGAAAACCCTCAGATCGGCGAAGTGCAGCACAAAGCAATTCCCGCAGAAGACATTCAAAACGTTCTTCGACAGGTGCTGATCGAACAATTCGGAGCAAAGCCTCGGGCCTAAACAGACCGAATTAGATCTACGACGTCAAACCGTGGCGCTTTGTTTTGAAGCCATGGTTTGACGTATTTAAAATCAAACTTTTATTCATTTTACAATGACTTTCAAAGGTGATTTCCTATCGCGCTTTGTCAATTGGCTCAGCGCAAGTGGCAAAGACAAAGAACCGGTTTCTGTATCCCCACAGCACCAAGATGTTTTTTCACGCTTCATGAATCGCGTTAGCGGTTGATTCCCTTTTCATTTACTAAAACCCAATCATGAGCGCAACAGCGTCCCAGATGGACTACGTCCTACCTAATGAACTCGTCGACGGCATGATCTTAGCCGGCGGCAAGAAAGCAACTGTCAGCATTAAAAATCTGCTGATCCGTGGCTTTTATTCTGGCGCCATTCTTGGTCTTGCCGTCATCCTGGCCCTCACAGTAGGAATCCTTACGAAACTGCCATTTGTGGGATCTCTTCTGTTCCCCTTTGGCTTTGCCAGCATCGTCCTGTTCGGGATGGAGTTAGTCACTGGAAACTTCGCGTTGCTACCGATGGCAACATGGGCCGGGAAATGTAGCTGGAAAGCAACATTCCGAAATTGGACATGGGTCTGGATTGGCAATTTCATCGGCACGCTCGTTGTGGCGATCATCATGGCCATCAGCCTCACCAGCGGCAGCATGGATGCTTCCGCTGAGAATGTTGGTCCACCCATTTGGGATCTTGTGGCTCAAAAGATCGTTGCTCTGAATCAGATCAACGTTGTGAAAAAGTACGAAGCCCTTGGAAGCATGGGTTTCTTCTTGGCTTTCTTGCGTGGAGTTGTTGCAAACTGGTTGGTGTGCCTAGGCGTCACAATGGCTCTTGTGAGCAAAAGTGTTCCCGGCAAATTGCTGGCCTGCTGGTTGCCGATTACGGCCTTCCAAACAATGGGCATGGAACACATTGTTGTGAATCAATTCCTGCATACAGCTGGACCAATTCTCGGTTCAGGCGTTCCGTTCTACAAAGTGATCTTCTGGAATTTCCTCCCAGTCACGCTCGGGAATGTTGTTGGAGGTATGGTCTTTATTGGCATGCTCTTTTACAGCACTCACCGCACCAAAATTTCCGATGTGCTTCCCACAGAGCATGATGAAAAACTGGAACGTGAACTGGCTGCTGAGCTTGGTGCCCGCTAATTTCAAACTCCATGAGTGCCATTGATGAAGCCACCCTGTGGGATCGGCTAGCCAATGCACGGAAGATTCCCTTGAATCCAACCTGGCTGGGAGAGAATTTTTCTCCCAGCCTTTCTGATGAACTCCGTTTTGCGGTGGCTGAGCGTTTAGGAATGTTGGCAGAAACAGGCTGGCCAATCATCCAAACCCTGATCCAACAGTACGGAATTCGTCCTGAATTAATCCATGCCGCCGGACTCTGCCATCAACCTGAAGCAAAGAATTGGTTGCTCAAACAATTGGAGCAGTCCAATGAGCCTGATGCCTTATTGCTCAACGCACTGAGTTGCTGGGGTGCAGAACTCACGCTGTCTCAATTCGAGTCCATTTTGCAGCTGCCCGGCCAAGCACAACGCCTCGCCGCTCTCAATCTTCTTGGCTTCAAATCTCATCAACTTCAAGCCATCGAATTGCTGCAGTTATGTGAACCCGCTCTGCAAGATTGGCGTGATCCTGTTGTCATCGCCTGCATACGTTTACTGCAGCGACGAGATGACATTCTCATTAGCAACAAACTAGCCAATCTGGTCGAAGAAGGATCTGATACAGCCGCTGAGGCTGCCTTAAAAGCCCTGGGATGCATGGCCACAACTCATAGCAAAAGAGCATTGAAGTCATTAAGCGCAGAACTCACCAATCAAGAGCGACGTGAACAAGCCGTACGCCAGCTTCAGCAGCAATATTAAAGGCAATAAAAAAGCCCGATCGTGCCGGGCTCTTACTTAAATGAGATCAAAAACTCACCATTTCTTATAGGGTAAGAATTTTCCGCACATCGTGATTTTCACCCGATCACCCTTTGGATCTTCAACCTTATCCACATCCAAAGTAAAATCAATAGCACTCATAATTCCATCGCCAAACTTTTCCTGGATGACATCTTTCATGGGCATTCCATAAACCTGCATGATTTCATAGAAGCGATAGATCAATGGATCTACAGGAATGACGGGATCGAGACTTCCTTTCGTTGGAAACTCTTGCAGGGCAGCGGTAATGGCTGGATCTAGAGCCAACAAAGTTGCTAATTTCTCTGCTTCTTCAGGGGATGCGGTGGCCTGTCCATAAAAGAGGGAAGCAATCCAAACTTCATCGAGCCCAAGGGCCGCTTCTAGATCAGCAAAAGAAAGCCCCTTAGCCTTTTTTGCTGCCATGAGCGAAGCAGTAACCGTCGTTGTCATGTAAAAAGAAGAATAAATGAACTACTAGAGATCAGCAAGCCTTACGGAGCCACTCAGCAGTGAGTGGATCATCTACAAGATCAAGACCCAAAACTGATGCATTGGCTACCAATCCTTAATCCCAGAACAACCAATAGAAGCATCGGCGACAGAACGAATGAGAGGAAGAGCGCATCATTGAAAAGTTGATGGTTAGGTCGTACTCATGTTTCTATCCTCTTTCGCGAATCGGTTCAATCAATTCCTGAATCAAGTCTTCAAAAGTATTAATAGCATCCTAGTGAGCGACTCTTTGTCAGTGACTTCAGCCCTTGTTCGTCAAACATTTCCAAACCTGCTCATTGAACGTCTCTATTACGCCGAAGGGCGACAGCATCCATCCCACCCACTCCATGGAAGCTATGCAGGCCTGTGCAGGAGCTAAGCCTCGAGTTACATAAAAAGATCCGGTATCAATGACTACCGCCGAAGGGGATAATTCTGCGGAACGATCTCCTTCGGTTCCGGTGATATCAATGGAAATGTCTCCAGAAGCCAAGAAGCGTGCTTGTTTCAAGCAATTGCTACGCAAAATTGGCAGTGGAGAGCACACCAGCAAAGGGTTGACCCGAAGCGAAGCCGATGAGGCCATGGAGTTGATGCTCACGGGAGGAGCGTCAGACGTTCAAATTGGCGCCTTTTTGATCGCCCATCGCATTCGCCGGCCTGAGCCTCAGGAGCTCACCGGAATGCTCGACACCTATAAACGTCTCGGGCCTTGTCTTCTCAGTGAACCCGATCAACGCCGGCCGATCTGTTTTGGCATGCCCTTTGACGGTCGATCTCGCACGGCACCGATCTACCCCTTAACCACCTTGTTGTTGGTGGGGTCGGGACAACCTGTGGTCTTGCAGGGTGGGAAGCGAATGCCGGTGAAATTTGGAATTACAGCCTTAGAACTGTTCGCTTCCATCGGGCTCAACCTGAACGGACTCTCCATCAACGATGTTCAAACAGGATTCAACCGGCATGGTCTTGCCCTCATTTATCAACCGGAACACTTCCCCCTCGGAGAGGCTCTGCTGCCCGCTCGGGATGATCTCGGGAAACGCCCTCCACTAGCAAGCGCCGAGCTGCTCTGGACCGCACACCAAGGGCACCACCTCCTTGTCAGTGGCTTTGTGCATCCGCCAACGGAAAGCCGAGCCTGGCAAGCCCTGGAACTAGCCGGAGAAAAGGACGTCATCACCGTAAAAGGCTTAGAAGGCGGAACAGACCTCCCTGTCAGTCGAGCCGGAATCACGGCTCGGATCCAAAACTCAGGGGAACCCGAACGACACATCGTTCATCCCCGGGACCATGGCTGCTTCGGAGATGACCCCCGCTGGGAATCGGAGGAGGCCTGGGCTGCGCACGCCAAAGAGGCACTTCTAGGGCGAGGGCCCATGGCTCAGTCTTTGCGTTGGAACACAGGCTGTTACCTCTGGTTAAGCGGACTGAGCAAAAGCTTGGAGGACGGCGTGGAGAAAGCCCAAACCATGCAATCCAATGGAGTAGGCACCACAGCCCTAGAGAAACTGATCGCGTGGCGAGCATCTGTGGGAAGGTGAATAACCGCCTCGATCGAACGTGCGCCGTCCTCACGTTCCAACGTTATTAAGTGCGTTTCTCACGCTGCTCAATGACCGACTGAGCGAAAGCATTGTTTTTCCATTGCTGCCATTTCTGTTGGCATCGTTCAATGCCGACGGTCGCACCCTTGGGTTATTAGCTGGCAGTTACGCCCTCGCTCAATTTGCAGCAACTCCGTTAATCGGAGCCCTGAGTGATCGCTTCGGTCGCAGGCCCGTGATCGCCATCTGCGTGAGTGGTTCCGTTCTGGGCCTCGGACTCTTCGCCATCACCTTGAGCCATGACTGGCCTGCTGGTGCTGTGTTGCCCCTCTTCCTTCTGTTTGGAGCCCGTCTGATCGATGGGGTAAGCGGTGGAACAGCCGCCACGGCAGGCGCTGTACTCGCGGACATCACACCACCGGAGAAACGCGCACGCGCCTTCGGACTGATCGGAGTGGCCTTCGGCCTTGGATTCATTATCGGGCCCTTTCTTGGCGGCCAATTGGCCCGGATTGCCGTCACGGTGCCGATCTGGGTGGCCACCGGCTTCGCCGTCCTCAACCTCGTTGTTGTTCTCACGCTGCTTCCTGAAACCCATCCGGTGTCAGAGCGCCGCGTTCT contains the following coding sequences:
- a CDS encoding anthranilate phosphoribosyltransferase family protein, with product MEMSPEAKKRACFKQLLRKIGSGEHTSKGLTRSEADEAMELMLTGGASDVQIGAFLIAHRIRRPEPQELTGMLDTYKRLGPCLLSEPDQRRPICFGMPFDGRSRTAPIYPLTTLLLVGSGQPVVLQGGKRMPVKFGITALELFASIGLNLNGLSINDVQTGFNRHGLALIYQPEHFPLGEALLPARDDLGKRPPLASAELLWTAHQGHHLLVSGFVHPPTESRAWQALELAGEKDVITVKGLEGGTDLPVSRAGITARIQNSGEPERHIVHPRDHGCFGDDPRWESEEAWAAHAKEALLGRGPMAQSLRWNTGCYLWLSGLSKSLEDGVEKAQTMQSNGVGTTALEKLIAWRASVGR
- a CDS encoding HEAT repeat domain-containing protein; amino-acid sequence: MSAIDEATLWDRLANARKIPLNPTWLGENFSPSLSDELRFAVAERLGMLAETGWPIIQTLIQQYGIRPELIHAAGLCHQPEAKNWLLKQLEQSNEPDALLLNALSCWGAELTLSQFESILQLPGQAQRLAALNLLGFKSHQLQAIELLQLCEPALQDWRDPVVIACIRLLQRRDDILISNKLANLVEEGSDTAAEAALKALGCMATTHSKRALKSLSAELTNQERREQAVRQLQQQY
- the cynS gene encoding cyanase, coding for MTTTVTASLMAAKKAKGLSFADLEAALGLDEVWIASLFYGQATASPEEAEKLATLLALDPAITAALQEFPTKGSLDPVIPVDPLIYRFYEIMQVYGMPMKDVIQEKFGDGIMSAIDFTLDVDKVEDPKGDRVKITMCGKFLPYKKW
- a CDS encoding ferredoxin--nitrite reductase, which codes for MSIQVPTRPFLENKKLNKIEQNKAAKDGLLVGNEIEEFARIGWEEVDETDLQLRLKWYGMFWRPKTPGKFMLRLRVPNGVINHRQLRVVASIVERYGENGSCDITTRQNLQLRGVLLNDLPDILKRLKDVGLSSIQSGFDNPRNVTGNPLAGIDPNEIIDTRPFTTELQNFLTNHCEGNPEFSNLPRKWNTAVAGAKDNFLLHNDIVFHPVERDGVLGFGVWIGGILSSQMNAYAIPLNAWVKQEEICKMTDCVIRLWRDNGERDKRPKGRFRMYLDQLGIDAFRSEVEGLFGPLTEDPGSVFNDTPRSHYGIHPQKNADEFFAGLHVSVGRLTATDLHDLATASLDYGTGEIRLTEDQNVIIVGLSTANLDRFKADPLLQRFPLEPGVIGAGTVSCTGNTYCSFGLTNTKDQALAVAKQLDADLELPEELKIHWTGCPNTCGQAFMGAIGLTGTKAKNSKGEMGEGYTLSIGGSQGENPQIGEVQHKAIPAEDIQNVLRQVLIEQFGAKPRA
- a CDS encoding formate/nitrite transporter family protein, with the translated sequence MDYVLPNELVDGMILAGGKKATVSIKNLLIRGFYSGAILGLAVILALTVGILTKLPFVGSLLFPFGFASIVLFGMELVTGNFALLPMATWAGKCSWKATFRNWTWVWIGNFIGTLVVAIIMAISLTSGSMDASAENVGPPIWDLVAQKIVALNQINVVKKYEALGSMGFFLAFLRGVVANWLVCLGVTMALVSKSVPGKLLACWLPITAFQTMGMEHIVVNQFLHTAGPILGSGVPFYKVIFWNFLPVTLGNVVGGMVFIGMLFYSTHRTKISDVLPTEHDEKLERELAAELGAR